From the Candidatus Protochlamydia phocaeensis genome, one window contains:
- the fabG gene encoding 3-oxoacyl-ACP reductase FabG has translation MKQLTDQIAVVTGGNAGIGKAIALKLAELGAKVAIFGTNAETGAAVLAEIQALSTGKEARFYQVDVAKTSAVEEAIKRVTEEMGAIDILVNNAGITADQLLMKMSEEEWDRVLNINLKSCYNTCHAVIRAMMKAKKGRIINISSVVGLMGNAGQVNYAASKAGMIGFTKALAKEVASRGILVNCIAPGFICTKMTESLSDSQKEAILKDIPLGYMGEPTDIANLVCFLASPLANYITGQVIAVDGGMTM, from the coding sequence ATGAAGCAATTAACGGATCAAATCGCTGTTGTCACCGGAGGGAATGCCGGAATTGGAAAAGCCATTGCTTTAAAGCTGGCTGAGCTAGGGGCAAAAGTTGCCATTTTCGGAACAAATGCAGAAACGGGGGCAGCTGTTTTAGCAGAAATTCAAGCCCTTTCCACAGGAAAAGAAGCGCGTTTTTATCAAGTCGATGTGGCTAAAACGTCAGCTGTAGAGGAAGCAATTAAGAGAGTGACTGAGGAAATGGGGGCGATTGATATTCTCGTCAATAATGCCGGAATTACGGCCGATCAGCTCTTGATGAAGATGTCAGAAGAAGAATGGGATCGTGTGCTGAACATCAATTTAAAATCTTGCTACAATACTTGCCATGCAGTTATTCGTGCGATGATGAAGGCCAAAAAAGGACGGATTATCAATATTAGCTCAGTTGTCGGATTGATGGGGAATGCCGGCCAGGTTAACTATGCGGCTTCCAAAGCCGGCATGATCGGATTTACAAAAGCCTTGGCAAAAGAGGTCGCTTCAAGAGGTATTTTAGTGAACTGCATAGCGCCCGGCTTTATCTGCACAAAAATGACCGAATCTCTGTCCGATAGTCAAAAAGAGGCCATTCTTAAAGATATTCCACTTGGATATATGGGAGAGCCAACTGATATTGCCAATTTAGTTTGTTTCTTGGCAAGTCCGCTTGCCAATTATATAACTGGGCAAGTTATTGCTGTCGATGGGGGAATGACAATGTAA